Within Borrelia hispanica CRI, the genomic segment TATTCATAGGTATTCAGATGTTTATTACCTGATTATTCATTTCGTGCTTTAAATTTATCAATAAATTCTTGAAGCCAATCTTTTTTGTTAACAACTAATTCATCTAATATGAAACCGATGATTTTTGTATTTTGCTTATAAAAAGCATAACTTTCTTGATGTTTAAGCTGAAAACTTAATGATTGTATTGATTCTTTTTTTGATTTATTTATTGTTTTATTTCCTGTATTTTGAATTAAATTAAAAGCATCATGTATACCATTTTCAATTATATAATTTTCCTCTATCAAACCTTCTTCTATAGCATTTGCTATTTTTAAATAAACATATACTTGGCTTCTTGCAAGTCGATAACTCTTTATAAAACTATCAAAACTTTTATATCCATCTAATTTATAATATTTATTATCTTTTATTTCTTTTAAAATCCGAATACTATCTACTTTGTGAAAAATTTCTTTTCTGAAATTAGCTTTTAATCGTTCTTTTAAAGAATTATAATAAAGAATCTTTTCTTCATTTGTCGATACTATTTTTTTATCATCAGGATCTTCTTCATCCAATATAACTCTCTTATTCAACTTAATTTCCATATAATCTCCTTTGTATTCATATATATTTATATAATTGTCCGGAAT encodes:
- a CDS encoding chromosome replication/partitioning protein, with protein sequence MEIKLNKRVILDEEDPDDKKIVSTNEEKILYYNSLKERLKANFRKEIFHKVDSIRILKEIKDNKYYKLDGYKSFDSFIKSYRLARSQVYVYLKIANAIEEGLIEENYIIENGIHDAFNLIQNTGNKTINKSKKESIQSLSFQLKHQESYAFYKQNTKIIGFILDELVVNKKDWLQEFIDKFKARNE